DNA sequence from the Sphingomonas taxi genome:
AGCCGCCGTTCGGCGGTGCGACCTTCACCGGGCTGCTGCTCGACGCCTTCGCGGCGATGGCACGATCGACGGCGGGGCCGCGGCTGCTGCCCGACGGCCAGCCGCTCGACCTGTTCGTCACCTGCACCGATTTCACCGGCCATCCCGAACGGCTGCGCCTCAATTCGCCGCCCGAGGTGATGGAGACCGAGCATCGCGTCGTGCTCGGCTTCTCCGATCATGCCAGCGGCGGCGTGATCGGCGCGATGCCCGACCTAGCCTTCGCGGCGCGCGCGACGTCGAGCTTTCCGGGGGCCTTCCCGCCGTTCACCGTCGGCGAGCTTGACGACGTGCTCGCGGCGCGCGGCATCGACTGGCCGGGCCGCGCCGCCTTCCTCAAGCGTGCGCTGCCACGGCAGTTCGCCGCCAACCAAGTCGACAAAGCGGTGCTGATCGACGGATCGGTGCTCGCCAACGCGCCGTTCCGGCCGGCGATCGACGCGCTCAAGGAGCGGCCGGCGCGGCGCGAGATCGATCGCCGCTTCGTCTACATCGACCCTTCGCCGGGCATCAAGATCCGGCTCGGTTCGGGCGGCGAGAAGCCCGGCTTCTTCCAGACGATCCTCGGCGCCCTCAGCGACCTGCCGCGCCAGCAGCCGATCCGCGACAATCTCGATGCGCTCGCCGAGCGCTCCGGCCGGATCGACCGGATGCGCGGCATCGTCACCGCGCTGCGCCCCGCGGTCGAGGAGGAGATCGAGCAGCTCTTCGGCCACACCTTGTTCCTCAACCGGCCGACGCCGGCGCGGCTGGTCGCCTGGCGACGCCGCGCGCAGACCGCGGCGGCGACGCGCGCCGGCTACAGCTACGCCGCATACGGCCATCTCAAGCTCAGCGGCGTGGTCGAGACGATCACCGGCCTGCTTTACCAGGTCGGCGGCGAGCCCGGCCAGCAACGCTGGCGCCGCATCCGCGCGCGTATCGAGGCGGCGATCGCCGAACGCGGCTTCGGCGGGCTCGCGCCGAGCTTCTCGGGCAAGGAGAGCACGGCGACGATCGACTTCCTGCGCACCTTCGACCTCGGCTTCCGCATCCGCCGGCTGCGGCTGATGGCGCGGCGGCTGGAGGAGATCGAGGCGCAGCATGACGGTGCCGCGGGCGAGGCGAGCGCGATGCGCGAGGCGATCTATGCCTCGCTCGCCGCCTATC
Encoded proteins:
- a CDS encoding patatin-like protein, producing MREKELRLALVCYGGISLAVYMHGITKEVWHLVRASCAYHAGDAREGGSEAVYAALIEEIEALAGIRLRVLADIIAGASAGGINGIFLAQAIATGQSLEPLTDLWLTSADVEALIDPDAAPASRFSKLWALPLAWVAAGRSKDKVEALDEATQDEVRTKLSHFVRSRWFEPPFGGATFTGLLLDAFAAMARSTAGPRLLPDGQPLDLFVTCTDFTGHPERLRLNSPPEVMETEHRVVLGFSDHASGGVIGAMPDLAFAARATSSFPGAFPPFTVGELDDVLAARGIDWPGRAAFLKRALPRQFAANQVDKAVLIDGSVLANAPFRPAIDALKERPARREIDRRFVYIDPSPGIKIRLGSGGEKPGFFQTILGALSDLPRQQPIRDNLDALAERSGRIDRMRGIVTALRPAVEEEIEQLFGHTLFLNRPTPARLVAWRRRAQTAAATRAGYSYAAYGHLKLSGVVETITGLLYQVGGEPGQQRWRRIRARIEAAIAERGFGGLAPSFSGKESTATIDFLRTFDLGFRIRRLRLMARRLEEIEAQHDGAAGEASAMREAIYASLAAYLDRQRADQHPELGHHVRRLRSGDAAPLLDALGAALDLTTLDGDTDRRLAHAFATLDRPMRRALLLAYLGFPYFDTATLPLLQGEGLDEFDPIKVDRIAPDDATAIRAGGAEATLKGIQFNSFGAFFSRAYRENDYLWGRLHGAERMIDICVSTLPAQVRMKPGRVAAIKRAAFRAILDEEEPRLTAIPALIASLRVEVG